From the genome of Eucalyptus grandis isolate ANBG69807.140 chromosome 2, ASM1654582v1, whole genome shotgun sequence, one region includes:
- the LOC104434724 gene encoding uncharacterized protein LOC104434724, which produces MSNMSLVLVITIVVFFGHIGDSEGGDLRKNFYKSACPLAEEIVKDITWKHAASNSALPAKFLRMHFHDCFVRGCDGSVLLDSANNKAEKVAVPNQSLTGFDVIDEIKEKLEETCPGVVSCADILALAARDSVSFQFKKSMWEVLTGRRDGRISRESEALSNIPSPFFNFTTLKQSFANKSLTLHDLVVLSGGHTIGVGHCNFFSNRLYNFTGKGDQDPSLDPTYASQLKAQCKTLSDNATTVAMDPGSPLSFDSHYYKAVNRKQGLFQSDAALLTNLESRKIVNELLDQDGFFTEFGQSMKRMGAVEVLTGSNGEIRKKCNVINREREREREREREREMSNMGLVSVIAMVVFFGHIGDSEGGDLRKNFYKSACPLAEEIVKSVTWKHVASNSALPAKFLRMHFHDCFVRGCDGSILLDSTGNNKAEKEAVPNQSLTGFDLIDKIKEKLEETCPGVVSCADILALAARDSVSFQFKKSLWEVLTGRRDGRISRESEALSNIPRPVFNFTSLKQSFANKGLTLHDLVVLSGGHTIGVGHCNFFSNRLYNFNRKGGKDDQDPSLNPTYASQLKAQCKTLSDTTTIVAMDPGSLLSFDNHYYTALNQNQGLFQSDAALLTNKESSKIVNKLLDQDRFFTEFGQSMKRMGTVQVLTGSNGEIRKKCNVIN; this is translated from the exons atgagtaaTATGAGCTTAGTGCTGGTAATCACCATAGTTGTCTTCTTTGGGCACATAGGAGACTCAGAAGGAGGGGACTTGAGGAAGAATTTCTACAAGAGCGCATGTCCTCTTGCTGAGGAAATAGTGAAGGATATCACGTGGAAGCATGCCGCCAGTAACTCAGCTTTGCCCGCCAAGTTCCTGAGGATGCATTTCCATGATTGCTTCGTTAGG GGTTGCGATGGCTCAGTTTTGCTAGACTCGGCGAACAACAAGGCGGAGAAGGTGGCGGTTCCGAACCAGTCGCTAACCGGGTTCGACGTAATAGACGAGATCAAGGAGAAGCTGGAGGAAACATGCCCTGGGGTCGTCTCTTGTGCCGACATCCTGGCTTTAGCTGCTAGAGACTCGGTCTCTTTCCAA TTCAAAAAGTCGATGTGGGAGGTGTTGACTGGAAGAAGAGATGGGAGAATTTCACGTGAATCAGAAGCGCTTTCCAATATCCCTTCCCCATTCTTCAACTTTACAACTCTCAAGCAATCTTTTGCCAACAAGAGCCTCACTCTTCACGACCTTGTTGTCTTATCAg GTGGGCACACGATTGGGGTCGGGCACTGCAACTTCTTCAGCAACAGGCTCTACAACTTCACCGGAAAAGGCGACCAAGACCCGTCCCTCGACCCGACCTACGCCTCTCAACTGAAGGCTCAATGCAAGACGCTCTCCGATAACGCCACCACTGTCGCGATGGACCCCGGAAGCCCCCTCTCCTTCGACAGCCACTACTACAAGGCCGTGAACCGAAAGCAGGGCCTCTTCCAGTCCGACGCCGCGCTCCTGACCAACTTGGAGTCGAGGAAGATCGTCAACGAGTTGCTGGACCAGGATGGCTTCTTCACCGAGTTCGGCCAGTCGATGAAACGGATGGGCGCGGTCGAGGTGCTCACGGGGAGCAACGGCGAGATCCGGAAGAAATGTAACGTGATTAAT agagagagagagagagagagagagagagagagagagagagagatgagtaaTATGGGCTTAGTGTCGGTAATCGCTATGGTTGTCTTCTTTGGGCACATAGGGGATTCAGAAGGAGGGGACTTGAGGAAGAATTTCTACAAGAGCGCATGTCCTCTCGCTGAGGAAATTGTGAAGAGTGTCACGTGGAAGCATGTCGCCAGCAACTCAGCTTTGCCCGCCAAGTTCTTGAGAATGCATTTCCATGACTGCTTCGTTAGG GGTTGTGACGGCTCAATTTTGCTAGACTCGACGGGGAACAACAAGGCGGAGAAGGAGGCGGTTCCGAACCAATCGCTAACTGGGTTTGATTTGATAGACAAGATCAAGGAGAAGCTAGAGGAAACATGCCCCGGCGTCGTCTCTTGTGCCGACATCCTCGCTTTAGCTGCTAGAGACTCGGTCTCTTTCCAA TTCAAGAAGTCACTGTGGGAGGTGTTGACTGGAAGAAGAGACGGGAGAATCTCACGTGAATCGGAGGCGCTTTCCAATATCCCTCGACCAGTCTTCAACTTCACGTCTCTCAAGCAATCTTTTGCCAACAAGGGCCTCACTCTTCATGACCTTGTTGTCTTATCAG GTGGCCACACAATTGGGGTCGGGCACTGCAACTTCTTCAGCAACAGGCTCTACAACTTCAACCGCAAAGGCGGCAAAGACGACCAAGACCCTTCCCTGAACCCGACCTATGCCTCTCAACTGAAGGCCCAATGCAAGACGCTCTCCGATACCACCACCATAGTCGCGATGGACCCCGGAAGCCTCCTCTCCTTCGACAACCACTACTACACGGCATTGAACCAAAATCAGGGCCTCTTCCAGTCCGACGCCGCGCTCCTGACCAACAAGGAGTCAAGCAAGATCGTGAACAAGTTGCTGGACCAGGACCGCTTCTTCACCGAGTTCGGCCAGTCGATGAAGCGGATGGGCACGGTCCAAGTGCTCACCGGGAGCAACGGCGAGATCCGGAAGAAATGTAATGTGATTAATTAG